CGGAATATTTCTGGTGCTATCGTTCGTGTTTATGGAGGGTCACAAATCAGTAAAGATAGCAATGCCGCCTATACAACTGGTATTGATAAATCATTTAAGACACATATCAAAGAATTACAGAAACGAAATGTTCCTGTAGCCGTTTATAGCTACGCTCTCGGTACAACCGTCAAGGAGATGAAGGAGGAAGCAAAAATTTTCTATAAGAATGCTTCACCTTACAGTCCAACATTCTATTGGATTGACGTTGAAGAGGCGACTATGTCTGACATGAATAAAGGTGTACAGGCTTTCTTAAAAGAGCTCAAAAAACTCGGTGCGGAAAATGTCGGTATCTACATTGGAACTTATTTCATGGATGAACAAGAAATTTCCGTGGATGGTTTCGATGCAGTTTGGATTCCTGCTTATGGTTCTGATACTGGTTATTACGATGCTGCACCACAAACTGATTTGGACTATGACCTCCATCAATACACCTCGCAAGGTTACATCAATGGTTTTAGTTCACCACTTGACTTAAACCAAATTGCCGTCACAAAAGATACGAAAACAACGTACGAAAAACTTTTCGGTACAACAAGTAGTAGCAAATAAAAGCGAGGAAATACTATCCTAGCTTTTTTGCTAACTCAATTTTTATAAAAAAGTTCTGAAAAATCCTGTGATTTTTAATGTCAAAATCAACAATTTTAACCCTCAAATTAATATTAATTTAAGGGTTAAAACTTATAGTAAAACTATGCCAACAAGAAATTCTTCACGTAGAAAACGACAACAAAAATCTCAAATAATAACAATAGCTGGGCTTGTCACGGCAGTAGTCGCACTTGCCCTAATTCTCGCTAAACTGATTTTTTCAGGAGTCACAACTTTAGCTTCAGACGGAAGTTTGAATTTATCAAATGCCAATTCTTATGATGTTTCCGAAACAGCTACGGTCTCTACTTCTGACGCTATTATGTACACCAACGATGGTTCTAGCAGCAAAATTAATGAAAATACTGCGATTACAATTAGTGCCTATTACTATGATGCGACCCTCAATGACGAAGATATCACTTTAGCTCAATTTAGCATGAACGGTGATACTTACTATATCGACACGAATGATATTTCGCTTGAGCAGGATAATACTATTAATGCTTATATCGCTGAAACACTTGGTTATTCGCACACTGATATTACTGATGACATTGAAAGTAGTTTTGAACAAGCCGCTTATAAGACAGATGACGGAAAACCTCTTGGGGTAATTATTCATGATACTGGCGTTGACAATTCAACGATTGAAAGCGAAGTGAATTATATGGTTCAAAGTTATGATGAAGAAGGTGTCTTTGTCCACTCTTTCATTGATAGTGATACCATTCTTCGCATTGCTGATGAAGATTACAAAGCTCAGGGTGCTGGTGCCAATGCCAATCCTTATTACATTCAATTTGAATTAACACATGAGAAATCTCAAAAAGGCTTCGCCGAGCAACTAGCAAACGCAGCTTATTATACTGCTTACATGCTCAAAAAATATGACCTTCCTGTAACACTTGGTCAAGAAGATGGCGAAGGAACCATTTGGACACATGAAATGGTCAGCCTTTACCTTGGTGGTACTGACCACGTTGATCCAACTGATTACTGGACAGAAACCGCTAATGATTATTTCCGTACGGACTATGACGTCAAAGATTTTGTCGAACTCGTCCAAGCTTATTATAATGCTTGCTAAAAGGTGCAAACTTGTACCTTTTTATTTTTTTAGTAAAATAGTAATTGACTAATAAATAGAAAGATTAAGAGGGAAAATGGGAAAAAAAACTAAATTAAAAAAGACACTTGTTGACCAAATTCTGGACAAGGCAAAAATCGAACACGACAGTTTAGCAATCAATGCACTTGAGGGAGACTTAACAGATGACATTGAAAAATCTGATATTTTCAAAACCCTTGCTTTAACAGGTGACAAAACAGGTCCTCTAATCGGAATTGTTCAAATCACCGAACATCTTTCTGAGAAAAAATTAGCCAAAGTTTCTGGCAACAAAAAAGTCAGCATGATTCCACAAAAAAAATCTTCAAAAAACGACTGGCTACATTCACGGAGCAAATAATCCTGTCGGTATTCATCAGCAACACAATTTTCCGATTTTCATTGATAACCGTGCTTTAGAAATGGGAACGATGATTGTTTCTGCTGGTGAAATTGGACGTTCTATCCGCATTGACAGTCAAACCTTGGCAGATTTTGTTGGTGCCAGCTTTGCTGACTTGATTGACGATTCACATTAATTTTTAGATTGGAAAGTAACTGATGAAATTTTATTTTGTACGACATGGTAAAACACAATGGAACTTAGAAGGACGTTTCCAAGGAGCAAATGGTGACTCCCCACTTTTGGAGGAATCCGTCCATGATTTGGAAAAATTAGGTGATTATCTCCAAGATGTTAAATTTGATGCCGTTTTTTCAAGCGATTTAAAACGTGCCAGCGATACTTGCAAGATTATCATGTCACACAGCCACTATCCAAAGCCAATCAGCTTTCAACCCTCGCTGCGTGAATGGCATCTTGGAAGATTGGAAGGCAGCAAAATTGCAACAATAACATCTATTTTTCCTCAACAAATGCAAGCTTTTCGACATAATTTAGCTAAATTCGATAATGATGTATTTGACGCTGAATCTGTTTATCAAACCACTAAACGCGTTGAGTCATTCATTAAATCAATGAAAAATCAACCTTATCAGAATGTCTTGTTAGTTGGGCATGGTGCTAATTTTACCGCCTCTATCCGTACTTTATTAGGATATGAACCAGCCGTTCTCCGTGCCCAAGGCGGACTGGATAACGGTAGTGTGACGATTTTAGAGACCAAGGATTTTAAAACCTTCACTTGCCTAAAATGGAATGACACATCTTATAAACAAAAGAAATCTTAAAGACGAAAAACCCTCCTAAATGGCGCTTAGGAGGGTTCATTTATTAGTTATTTCTTGCGTATTTTAGACGCAAAACTTTTTCTTGTTGTTTGTCCAAACGAAGCAGGATAACAACTTTATCAATACTCATGTTACTTTCAAGCAGACGTTCTGCTGCCATCATAAATCCGTTATTGATACCCATCTCAAGAATTGGATTTTTCTTGTCATTGACATCAAAGATGAATTTATTATCAGGAAGATCAAAGAGAACTTTCACAGCTCCGAACAATTGTTCAAAGTTATCAATAGCAACATCATAAACTGGTTTGATACCAGGTTTCAAACTACGACCACGGTGGTTAAACCACATTGAATGCCAGCCACCATTGAAAGCACCAACAACGTCATTGTCATATGAATCACCAACGTAAAGTGTTGTTGCAGGGTTCATGTCAAATTGCTCCGCAGCAAGATTGAAAATCTCTTTTTCTGGTTTTTGGAAACCAGTCGCTTGGCTGACAAGGACACATTTTGGGTCAATATAATCATAAAGACCAAGTTTTTTAACTTTTTTCAGTTGGTGTTCCGTTGGTCCATTCGTTATAATCCCCATTGGAACGCCTTTTTCTTTAAGAAAATCAAGTGTCATGCGCATCTCATCAAGCATTGTGATATTTTCCAATTCCTCTTCATAAATTTCTTGGAAATGCACGCCAGTTGCTTCATCAATTTCACGGTAACCAAATTCTAATAAAGTTTCCTTGCAACGCCAAAAACGGAAATACTCAGTTGTCCACTCACCTGCCATTACACGCGGAAATCCGACATCTGAATAATGACGGAAACGAATATAAGCCTGATTGATTTTACTCATATCAAAATCAGGGAAACATTTCTCAACGGCAATACGATAAGGTGCTTGTTGGTCATAAATCGTATCATCAACATCAAAAACAATTGAAGTAATCATGAATCTCTTTTCTCTCTAATAATTTTTACCGTCACATATTATACTATTTTTTAGCCTTCTTTTCAATCAAAGACAAGAAAACAAAGCTGATACAAAAGTGATTAATCTCCTTGTCTGTGTCGTTATATTTACAAAACATGGTGTTTTGGACTTTGACAATCTGAAAATAACCCCGTTTCAAATCAGCAACAAGAAAAAACTTGCTGAAAAATCGAATTTCTTTTGAAATTACCAATTTTTGTCTCACTCTCAAGCAAAGCACGCAAAAATAGGGTGTATTCTAACTTCTTTTATGATACAATAGGAAAGAATACTTATTGGAGGAAAACATGTCAAACGAACACATTGAAGAATTAAACGACCAACAAATCGTGCGTCGTGAAAAAATGGCAGCTTTGGCTGAACAAGGCATCGATCCTTTCGGAACTCGATTTGAACGCACAGCTACTTCTGGTCAATTAAAAGAAAAATACGCTGACAAAACTAAAGAAGAATTGCATGAAATTAACAAAACAGCTACTATCGCTGGTCGTCTAATGACTAAGCGTGGTAAAGGTAAAGTTGGTTTTGCACACATTCAAGACCGCGACGGTCAAATCCAAGTCTATGTCCGCAAAGATGCTGTCGGTGACGAAAACTATCAAATTTTCAAAAAAGCAGACCTCGGTGACTTCCTCGGTATCGAAGGTGAAATCATGCGTACAGACATGGGTGAATTGACAATCAAAGCCACTCACCTTACTCACTTGTCTAAAGCGCTTCGTCCACTCCCAGAAAAATTCCATGGACTTACAGACGTTGAAACTAAATATCGTAAACGTTACCTTGACTTGGTTTCAAACCGTGAAAGCTTTGAACGCTTTGTGACTCGTTCAAAAATCATCTCAGAAATCCGTCGTTACCTTGAAGGTCTTGGTTTCTTAGAAGTTGAAACACCAGTCCTTCACAACGAAGCTGGTGGTGCTGCTGCTCGCCCATTTATCACTCACCACAATGCACAAGATATGGACATGGTTCTTCGTATCGCAACTGAACTTCACTTGAAACGTCTTATCGTTGGTGGTATGGAAAGAGTGTACGAAATTGGACGTATCTTCCGTAACGAAGGTATGGATGCCACACACAATCCTGAATTCACAACTATCGAAGTTTATCAAGCCTATGCTGACTTCAAAGATATCATGGATTTGACAGAAGGCATTATCCAACACGCCTCAAAAGCTGTTAAAGGTGACGGTCCTATTTCATACCAAGGAACTGAAATTGCCATTGACAAACCATTTAAACGTGTTCACATGGTTGATGCTATCAAAGAAGTCACTGGTGTTGATTTCTGGCAAGAAATGACTCTCGAAGAAGCGCAAGCTATTGCCAAAGAGAAAAATGTACCAGTTGAAAAACACTTCACTTCAGTTGGTCACATCATCAACGCTTTCTTTGAAGAATTTGTCGAAGAAACATTGATTCAACCAACATTTGTTTATGGACACCCAGTTGAAGTTTCTCCTCTTGCTAAGAAAAACGCAGAAGATCCTCGCTTCACTGACCGCTTCGAACTCTTCATCATGACTAAAGAATACGGTAATGCCTTTACCGAACTTAACGATCCAATCGATCAATTGTCACGTTTTGAAGCCCAAGCAAAAGCTAAAGAACTTGGTGATGATGAAGCAACTGGAATTGACTACGACTACGTCGAAGCCCTTGAATACGGTATGCCACCAACAGGGGGACTTGGTATCGGTATCGACCGCCTAGTCATGCTCCTCACAGACACAACAACAATCCGCGACGTCTTACTTTTCCCAACGATGAAATAAATTAGATTATATAATCATTTAAAACCTTCCCTTGAATAATTCAAGGGATATTTTTTAGCTTAAAATAGAAAGAAAACTGACAGCAGAAATTCTACTGCCAGTTATTATTAAAAATACTCTTGCAATAATAACTTGCGACTGAAGTTAAGCCATTACTTAAAACTACTGCCTACCGTTTTTTCCAATATCATTATTATAAAATAACAACTCATCTAAAAGCAGGTTTAAAACTTTTTATTTGTCCTTTTCCTTATTTTAAAACTTAAAATATTAAAACCTATTACAGCGCCATTTCCGCCACTTGTTCCCACCTATTCCCCACCTTAAGCTTTTTGGACAAGGCTTTCTATTTTTGCATTAAAGAAGCTCCCCCAGCTAAAACTGAGAGCGTGTTAAAATACCTATAAATTTACTGGGGGTTCACACTCTGGCAAAATATACGCGTGAAAAAATCATCGATGCTTTCTTTGCATTGGCTTCAGAAAATCCAGAGAAAGCAAATTTTAAAATTTCCGAGATTGCTTCAAAAGCTAGCATTTCAAGACAGGCCATTTATCAAAAACATTTTAAAAATTTCAATGAAATTATATTGTATATCCATAATCTCATCGATAAAGAGATTTGCCAAGTATTTAATAATTATAATCCCTCCAGTAATATCAAACCTTTAGATTATATAGCTGAAAATGTTTTACCAGCAATTTGGAATGAGAGACGGTGGATAAGGTGTCTCTATACTACAAATATCGATCCTAATTTTGAAGATTTTATTGTATCTACTTACACTAAATGAGGTGCTTCAAATATTGTCCCAAAAGAAGGATAATTCAATCTCTCAAATGAAGAAGTGGTTCAACTCGTTACATTACTTACTGTAGTTGTTATTAAAAATTGGATTACTCAAGTTAATCCTTCTCCACCTAAGCAATTTAAATGAGAATTTTTGAGGCTTATCAGAACACCTATTTATGAATATATCAATCATACAGCTGTTACCGTCTCTGATTAAATACCCAAAATGTCCCTAACATAAAGTTAGATATGATTTTTCACTCCACCACCAACTCACTGATATTCTCAATTACTTTGGCGTTCATAGTATTGAGGGGTTCAATTTCTGATTGGTTGTATGGGAATGTGTTAAGCAGAATACCGTCGATGCCTGCTGCTTGTGCGATTGTCATGTCGCTGGTGAAATCATTGCCAACCATAACGGTTTCTTCTGGATTAAGTTGATTGTCGTTCAAGACCAGATTCATGAATTCAACTTGTGGTTTTTTCATTTTGTAATCAGACGAGATGTAAATCTTATCAAGAAATTCTCTGCAGCCTGTCATTTCAATTTCAGCTTGGGTGAAAGCTCGCTGGGCATTTGACAATAAAATAACTGTTGCTCCTACTTCTTTAAGTGTTTTCAAAGTCGCTAAGGTATTTTCGTAAGTTTGTAATTTTTTGCGTGACAACATTCTAAAAGTTTGGGCAATTAGATTTCCCCATGTTTCAAGGTCTAGAATAATGCTATCTGTGGCGTGTTTGTTCGGTGCTTCTAACAGCAATTCAATAAAAACAACCACCAAATCAACCTCAACATGTTCTAACTGAGAACGTTTGCGTAATTGATTTTCTTGACGTTTAATATGGTTATCGTAATTTGCTTTAAGCTCCGCAGCAGAATAATCAGCGCCATAAGCGGCATAAAGCGCAGCCATTTGCTCCCAAAGCTTCTCGTCGTCCTCGTCTGTCCAAATATCTACAAGTGTGCCATAAAAGTCAAAAATGTAATTCTTATATTGTAAATCTGCCATTTTTCCTCACCTTTTTAATGATTATGATTATGATTACGTTTCCAATTTTCATTATAAAGAAAAATATGTGATTTGGCTAGACTTAGAATGTCAAAGAAAGCTACTTTATGCTACAATGTGAGTAAGTATTATATTCAAAAGGAATTGCTATGTCAAAAAATATTGTCTATTTCATTTCTGCTATCATCTTTTTAGCTTATGGCTTATTAGAGCTCAAAGCAATCTTTATTATTCTGGGAATTGTTTTTGGAGTGATTGGGGTAGCAGACTATCTCAACCATAAAGGAAAATGAAATCGCTGAAAAAGCGATTTTTTCTTGATATTCTGCTTAGTTTTGGATAAAATTTAGTCAACCTAAATATAATTATAAGTTAACTAAAATAGGCAAGAAGATTTTATATCTAGAAATATGCTTTTAACGCTCATCTTCCCAGCATTTGGTGCTGCTTTGACTGCAATACTTTCACAGATTGTAATTCCTATCGGAACGGTTCCGTTTACGCTTAAAACACTTGCTATTGGGCTTATCGCGTCGATTTTCCGTCCACGTGAAGCCACGCTCAGTGTGGCGCTTTATCTGCTACTTGGTGCTATTGGGCTTCCTGTTTTCGCAGGTGGTAGCGGAGGTATTGCGGTATTATCAGGTCCAACATCTGGTTTTCTCTGGGGCTTTCTTTTCTACGCTGCCTTAACTTCTTACCTAACCAATATGGAGCCCTCTTTGGTTAAGATTTTTGTTAGCAATCTACTCGGTAATTGTTTAGCTTTTATTTGCGGAGTGATTGGCTTACATTTTTTAGCAAATATGAGCTGGCAAGCTGCTTTCTTAGCTGGCGTTGTACCTTTCATCATTCCTGAAATTGGAAAACTTCTAGCTATTACAGCTATCAGTAAACCTTTATTTATCTCTCTAAAAAATACTGCCTATTTTGCATAAAAAAGAGTTGACAGATGAAAAATCTGCCAACTTTTTATCTCTAACTTAGCCGCGGAAAGCGTCTAAGATGATTTTAAATTCATCATTTGTGAGTGTCACACCTTTGCCCATTTTGCTGTGATCTGGGCTCCATGAACGAATATCAAATTTTGGCTCTGCTCCGTTAAAACTGACACGGTTCAATTCTTTTGTCCAACCTTTATCGCTCTCAGATAGGGTAAGTAAGTGTTCAACAATTTCAAATTTAAATTCTGACATAATAAATCTTCCTCCTAATATATATATTCGTAAAAAAACTTTCTAAACTTTAGATTATTTATTTTTTTAGCACATTGTCAAGGCAAGTGCAACAAGATCTTGAATAGGCTAGTATTCCATTGTTAGGTTGTTTGGGCTAGCCCAAACAGAAATTTTGCAGTTTTGTAATGATGGAGTCGTCTAGGCCTCTCATTGATAGCTTAGATATAATGTACGAGTTCCTTTTCGGTTAATGAGTTGAAAGATTGTCCTTTAGGGAGAAATTCTCTCAAAAGACCCTTAAAGTTCTCTTTTGTTCCTCTTTCATGAGAGGAATAAGGATGGGCGAAGGAAATATCAACCTCTTCTAAATCCGATAAGAGACTGAATTCAGAGCCGTTATCTGATGTGATAGAAGTAATAGGGTGTTCAGCCAAGAGTTTTTACAACTTCATTGATGGTTTCTGCTTGTTTATTCGGTAGCTTACACGCCAAGGCAAATCGTGTTTGACGTTCGACCAAGGTCATGATAACAGCCTCTCCTTTGGTCTTTTGACCGAGAAGTAGATCAACCCCCAGCGTCCAAACTCAGAACGGTTATTAATCATTTCTGGACGCTCTTCAATAGATTTTCCAAGGGTCTTCTTATTGACTGTTGTTTGATATTTAGACCACTTTCTGATACTCACCATCTTCGGTAAATCTATTGGCTTGATAGAAATAAAACAAGCTGCGATATAGCGATATAATGTCTTCGTTGAAGGAATGGTTTCTGTTGGCTGTTCCTCTTTGTATTCGTGAACAAACGTATCTACACTATGTCGACGAACATTGGACCTAACAGCCTTATCTAGTTTTTCAAAGAAAGTCAGAGAGCACTGCTTTAATTTCAGTTAGGTCCTCTTTTTCCGATTTTCTTCATAGATACGTTGACCACTGTCAGCGAAATAGGTTTGATAATAAATTTGTTTTCCATTTTTATTTTGGACTTGTGTTACTGTGCCACGCTTAATCTCACGGGTAATTGTCGAACGATTTCGCCCTAATAGACGGGCAATCTCAGCAGGTTTTTCCCCATCTTCAAATAGGCACTAATTTCACCTCGCTCAGAGCGTGATAAGTGAGAATAACGAGACTTTTTGGTAGAATGAGTTTGGGACATGTTCATCGCCTTTCTACACTGAGTTGGGGAATTCTAGTGTATCAGACGAACATGTCTTTTTTGTTGCACTTCATTTTACAACGCGGCATTTATTTTTTTCTTCAAAAGGTGTATAATCATTTTATCAATTATTTAGGTAAATGACTATGAAAAATCTTATCAAACGTTTAAAAAGGCAAGCACAGGCGTATATTGACTTTCGTGCTCAACCAGCCGCAGATATTAATCTGAAAACTCACAAAATCATCACAACCATCAAAGAAGCACAAGAAAAGCAATTAGCGCTTCATGCTATTTACGAAGACGGCAGTTTTACAGGTGATTTGGTCAAATACGACCCCAAAAATGACAAATTAATCCTCAAAAACTTTCAAAAGAATATCTCAACAATCATCGCTATCAGCGATATCAATCGTTTGACATTGGTACCACCAACTGTCCGTAAATCTCAAGAACTAGACAAAAAATGAACGACCCTATGCCATTATATTTAAGAGTCGTTCATTTTTTAATAATTATTACTGATTATGCTCTAACAGTTTTGCTAGAACCGTCGCTTTTATAAAGGTTCACAAGTCCTTCTTTACGAGCACGAATCATATCTCCTGCTTGAACCGCTTGAGGGACAGTGATTGTCAATAATTCCATTGGATTTGGAGCACGATCAATTTTATTACCATCAGCATCATGCAAATCTTTGATATAAGTTTCAAAACGACGGAATCCTGGTCCGTAGAATTCGATGGCATCTCCTTCGAGAATAACGTTACGTTGACGGATTGTTGCTGTCATCGTTTCTTCGTCAAAGGCAACAACTTCACCGACAAATTTATATTGTGGTATTTTACGACGAGCACCAAAGAGTTGCTCGTTTTCTGTTGGTATTTGGTAGTAGAAACCAGTTGCCAATTCACGTTGGGCAACTTTCCAAAGCTCATCAAGTAATTCACCTTTGATAGCTTCGAATTTTGCTGGACTGTCTAGGTAAGCATCGACAGCTGCACGGTAGCAGTTTGTGACTGTTGATACGTAATGAATTGATTTCATACGACCTTCAATCTTAAAGCTATCGACACCATTTTCAATCAAATCAGGCAAGTGTTCGATCATACACATATCAACTGATGACATTGAAAAGGGCTCTGGAATTTCACCTTCAAGACTTTTACGTTCTTGACCGAATGGCATATCGTAAAGGTCATATTTCCAGCGGCAAGATTGTGAACAACCGCCACGGTTAGCGTCACGGTGGCTCATGTGATTAGAAAGGACACAACGTCCTGAATAACCAATACACATTGCGCCGTGAACGAAGGCTTCAATTTCAAGTGAGGTGTGTTTGCGAATTTCTTCAATTTCAGCAATGCCAACTTCACGCGCCAAAACGACACGAGACACACCGATTTCTTCCCAGAAAGCAAAGGCTTCATAGTTGGTTGTCGAAGCTTGTGTTGACACATGGACTTCTAAACCTGGTGCTTCTGTTAAACAAATTACCATAAGTGCTGGGTCAGATGCGATAACGGCATCCAAGCCCATATCACGGAGTTCACGGAACCACTCTCCTGCACCAGTTTCGTTTCCTTCGTGGGTAACCATATTTGCTGCGACATGGACCTTAGCGCCATGCGCATGGGCATAATTAATCCCTTCTTGCAATTCTTCCATCGTGAAGTTCCCAGCACGGCTACGAAGACCGTAAGCTTGTCCACCGACAAAGACTGCATCAGCTCCATAATCAACAGCGACTTTTAATTTCTCAAGAGTACCAGCAGGTGCTAAAACCTCTGGACGTTTTAAAGTTTTTTCTGACATTATTATATTCCTATTTCCAAGATAGTAAAATTTAAAGATAAATATCTTTACAACAATTTCAGTTAATTAACTAACTTGTCATGCCCTGAAATAGTAACTCAATCATGACAAGATTTCATTTTTGGGTAGTTTTACTTCACTTCCTCTGGATCAAATTCATAGAATCCAGTTCCAAGTGAACGACCTTTTGGATGTAATTTACGAATTTCTTCATCCAATAAGAAAGCTTGATCTTGTGTAAATTCATCCGCTTCAATCAATTCTTTAGCTTTGACAAAGCATTTAACAATCTCAACAAAATCATGCCCTGGACAATAAATACCGTCCAATTTCCAATGAGTGAAATTATGGTCGGTTAACTCTGTCAATTTTGGCATCATATCAATATCATCAGTATCAAAAATATGTGTGCCATGTTTATCCTCAAAAATTGAGTAATGAGAGTCTTTATTGCTTGGTTCAGCAAGGAAAAGACCACGTTCACGTGTTTTTTCATCATCATTATGCGTAAAATTGTAATAATTTTGCAATAATGGACGTTTTGAATGATGAATGACAGTAGCTCCGTAAACAAGCACTTCAGCTGGGTAGCGAAGATTTTCTGACATTTTGAACAATTCGACTGACGGGATTTCACGAGCAAGAACGACTTCGCTAGCGCCATGGTCTCCCCAGAAATTCACTTGACGACTTGATGTTACAAAAACAGAAACATCATAAATCATCTTGAAATCGTAGCCTTCATTTTTATTGATGTGAAAAACACCTGCATCTCCTGCTACTAGATAATCGACTTTAATATCTTTCAAAAAATCAAGATATGGGCGAACCGCATTAATCATATCTTGGTGCAACAAAGCATTGCAAGCGATACTTAGTTCTTTTCCAGCATCATGAACTAGCTTAGCGATTTCAGAAAGTTCATCATAAGTAAAATTATGAGGCAAACGTAAACCATAGTTTTCCTCACCCACATAAATACGATCAACACCTGCCTCTAAAAGCTCTTTGACCTGCTCAATAGACTCAGCTGTCGCAGTAATAATTATTTTTTCCATAACGTTTTAATTATACCACTCCTATAACAATTAGTCACAGATATCCTCTAAAATCTTATTGTTATAGCTTTCTAAAAAGTTTTAGTGTCATCTCAAAATGAGAAAAACTTTATGAGAGGGGAGGCTCAAAAAGAAATCCTCATTTTGAAACAAAAAAAGGAACAACTATTTTAAACATATTTTTTAACATCAGTCAAGGGATTTTTTAAAAAGGTGACAAATTTGTTAATTTATGGTATGATATCTAAGTATCAGAGGAGAGAGGATTATGCTAACACCATTAAAGCAACACAAAGAGCTTGAAGAACGGCATTATCAAGA
This sequence is a window from Streptococcus macedonicus ACA-DC 198. Protein-coding genes within it:
- a CDS encoding Peptidase, U32 family large subunit [C1]; its protein translation is MSEKTLKRPEVLAPAGTLEKLKVAVDYGADAVFVGGQAYGLRSRAGNFTMEELQEGINYAHAHGAKVHVAANMVTHEGNETGAGEWFRELRDMGLDAVIASDPALMVICLTEAPGLEVHVSTQASTTNYEAFAFWEEIGVSRVVLAREVGIAEIEEIRKHTSLEIEAFVHGAMCIGYSGRCVLSNHMSHRDANRGGCSQSCRWKYDLYDMPFGQERKSLEGEIPEPFSMSSVDMCMIEHLPDLIENGVDSFKIEGRMKSIHYVSTVTNCYRAAVDAYLDSPAKFEAIKGELLDELWKVAQRELATGFYYQIPTENEQLFGARRKIPQYKFVGEVVAFDEETMTATIRQRNVILEGDAIEFYGPGFRRFETYIKDLHDADGNKIDRAPNPMELLTITVPQAVQAGDMIRARKEGLVNLYKSDGSSKTVRA
- a CDS encoding Peptidase, U32 family small subunit [C1]: MEKIIITATAESIEQVKELLEAGVDRIYVGEENYGLRLPHNFTYDELSEIAKLVHDAGKELSIACNALLHQDMINAVRPYLDFLKDIKVDYLVAGDAGVFHINKNEGYDFKMIYDVSVFVTSSRQVNFWGDHGASEVVLAREIPSVELFKMSENLRYPAEVLVYGATVIHHSKRPLLQNYYNFTHNDDEKTRERGLFLAEPSNKDSHYSIFEDKHGTHIFDTDDIDMMPKLTELTDHNFTHWKLDGIYCPGHDFVEIVKCFVKAKELIEADEFTQDQAFLLDEEIRKLHPKGRSLGTGFYEFDPEEVK